A single region of the Lacerta agilis isolate rLacAgi1 chromosome 9, rLacAgi1.pri, whole genome shotgun sequence genome encodes:
- the OTOP1 gene encoding proton channel OTOP1 gives MFAWAVHAKGFSQSAVLSYLITLMLLQILWMAWYICRRYAHKRLIQDKDTHAGARWLKCAITLFAAITLIMDSFKIGYFVGYSDCLSVTEGIFPATHAVHTLLQVYFLWCHAKDIIQSFKMLERFGVIHSVFTNLLLWTNGVLTESKHQLNEHKERLITLGFGNITIELDDHEPPCNCTTTTLCSIFSQGIYYLYPFNIEYHIMASTMLYVLWKNIGRKVEHLNQHKITFKFQGKTLGAILGLIVFTTTIAIVVVYLFQIGRSKIKSEIALIMFYLYSIAVLTIMCAAGIVALLIYRLEEKSLDVSKNPARKLDADLLVGAASGSWLLSWGSILAIICADSHPAYTWYNLPFSILVIFEKYIQNLFIIESIHREHEKVNDDIKTIRILTVSNGNTLTPAPSYKEIYNGMYDIQNGDSPYMFNGHNSLPESSGSDALHEDTSQGNTPVTPSTSEFSLYSKNSSINNKRNILKNIAAFLFLCNLSLWIPPAFGCRPEYDNGLEEMIFGFEPWITVVNLAMPFSIFYRMHSAASLFEVICKT, from the exons ATGTTCGCGTGGGCCGTGCACGCCAAGGGCTTCTCCCAGAGCGCCGTCCTCTCGTACCTCATCACCCTCATGCTCCTGCAGATCCTCTGGATGGCCTGGTACATCTGCCGCCGCTACGCGCACAAGAGGCTCATCCAGGACAAGGACACGCACGCCGGAGCGCGCTGGCTCAAGT gTGCAATTACTTTGTTTGCAGCGATTACTTTAATTATGGACTCTTTCAAAATTGGATACTTTGTTGGATATTCAGATTGCTTATCAGTCACGGAAGGTATTTTTCCTGCCACGCATGCAGTACATACACTGCTGCAG GTGTACTTCTTGTGGTGCCATGCAAAGGATATTATCCAATCCTTCAAAATGTTGGAGAG gTTTGGAGTGATCCATTCTGTATTTACAAATTTGCTTTTGTGGACAAATGGTGTGTTAACAGAATCAAAGCATCAACTTAATGAACACAAGGAAAGGTTAATCACTCTTGGATTTGGAAACATAACAATAG AATTGGATGATCATGAGCCACCGTGTAATTGTACCACAACAACCCTCTGCTCCATATTTTCCCAAGGAATATATTACCTGTACCCCTTCAACATTGAGTATCACATTATGGCATCCACAATGCTCTATGTGCTATGGAAGAATATTGGACGCAAAGTTGAACACCTTAACCAACACAAGATAACATTCAAGTTTCAAGGGAAAACATTGGGTGCCATTTTAGGACTGATTGTGTTCACCACAACAATAGCAATTGTTGTTGTCTATTTGTTTCAGATTGGGCGTTCAAAAATAAAGAGTGAAATAGCacttattatgttttatttgtataGTATTGCAGTACTGACAATAATGTGTGCAGCTGGGATAGTTGCTCTTCTGATTTACCGACTTGAAGAAAAATCATTGGATGTTTCCAAAAACCCAGCTAGGAAACTTGATGCAGATTTACTGGTTGGAGCTGCCTCAGGATCCTGGCTCCTGTCTTGGGGTTCCATCCTTGCAATTATTTGTGCTGATTCTCACCCTGCATATACATGGTATAATCTGCCCTTTTCCATACTTGTTATATTTGAGAAATATATTCAGAACCTCTTTATAATTGAATCCATACACCGTGAGCATGAAAAGGTTAATGATGACATTAAAACAATTCGTATACTAACTGTGTCCAATGGAAATACTCTTACACCTGCACCTTCTTACAAAGAAATATATAATGGAATGTATGACATTCAAAATGGAGACTCACCATACATGTTTAATGGACATAATAGTCTGCCTGAGAGCAGTGGAAGTGATGCTCTACATGAAGACACAAGTCAAGGCAACACCCCAGTTACTCCCTCCACATCTGAGTTCTCACTTTATAGCAAAAATTCTTCTATCAACAACAAAAGAAACATCCTGAAGAACATTGCTGCATTTTTGTTCCTATGTAATCTTTCG CTTTGGATTCCACCAGCTTTTGGCTGCCGCCCTGAGTATGACAATGGACTGGAAGAAATGATTTTTGGATTTGAACCTTGGATCACTGTGGTTAACCTTGCAATGCCCTTTTCCATTTTCTATCGGATGCACTCAGCTGCTTCCCTTTTTGAGGTCATTTGCAAAACatga